Genomic segment of Saprospira sp. CCB-QB6:
GCGGCCTCGATTGCCAGTAGTACCAGATACACTGCCAGAAGCTCCGCCATTTTTTACATTTACATCAATATCCAGAATTTGGAAATCGTTGAAGTTAATGGCCTCAATACCTATATAATAGCCAACTACCGTCCCTGAAGCACCATCATAGGGGGCTGTTTCTAGAGAAGAGTTAATATTGATAGTTGTGGCTAAGCTAGAATTTTTTCGGCCCACTCCATTGAGGATTTCCCAATCTCCATCAATGATGAGTGCATCACAATCAATAACTATTTTATCGGTTAGATTATAGGTACCTGCTAGCAGGCGAATATGTGTTCTATTTTGGAGGCAGGCCTCATTTAGGGCCGTTTGTAGGTCCATAGGATTGGCCTCTGAGCCATCTCCCAAGCTCGTTCCCGCTGGGTCTACATAAATGTAGGCGCATTGGGCGGAGAGTAAAGAGGAAAAAAATAGGCTCCCCAAAATGAGTAAGCCCAGAGTAGTTATTTTCTGCATACTATTTTATTTAGTTTAACAACTATTAAGACAATCTTAAATATAGGAGCTTAAACTGATAAAGTAAAATAGTTTAGCGCTATTTGCCGTAGGAAATTCCAAAATAAGCCGACTAGCTGGCTATATATTTTGGAAACATAGCAATCGCCCTAAGCTTTTGAAAGAAAAGCTATGTTATGGGACATAAAAGGGCCAGAAAAATGGTTTTCTGGCCCTTTTGCGGTTTTGCAGGCGGCGAAGCCGCCGCAGGCTGAGCTGCCTGTCGGGTGGCCGAAGGCCAGACCTAGGCGCCTTTGGCGCCGCAGGGCCGAGCAGACCTGCGAGCCCAGAAGGGAGCGACCCGAGCGAAGCGAGGGGCAGCCCCAGATGAGATAAAACTAGAAAGTTCTATTTGTAGGAGGGTTGGATAATTTGGAGGATGCGGTTGCTAAGATTTTGTAGTTCTTGGGTTAGTACCTTAGCGGAACCCGCTTTTTTATTATAGCCAGAATGGTTAATGTCATTACGGAGGCCGCCTAAACGTTCTGAAGTAATTTCCAAAAATGCACTATCTAACCCCCTGTATTTCTTCCTATTATTAGTTAAATCATTAGCTTTATCTTTCACTTGCTCTCTAGTAAATGGATACCAGTATGTATTCTTATAACAAAAGTTAATTGTTCCTTTTTTACCATTCTTATCATATAGATTATTTTGTCTCAAAGCTGATTTTGCAATATCTCTAAGATGTTTGTCATCTATTTGAGACAGGTTATAAGTCTGCTCAATCAACCAACTAATCAAAGTTTCCTGTAAAAAAGTATACCCCTGTTGAACCATTCCGTGCTGAATACACCACTCTACTGCAGCAAAACCATTCTCTGTTGTTTTAGAGTTAAAATTGTTAATTTTTGATTCAATTTTATTCAGTAAAGGCTTAAGCTGTTTTTTCATCCCTCCAGAACTATCCATCTTAAGGGATTGAATTCGTTTTTTTGTCTCTTTCAGTTTTAACTTTTGAGTAAGCTCCTTTCCGCGACAAGTTTTAACCGCCTCAGTTAAAGCAAAGAGCTCTTCGCCAAGCTTTTTTTCAGAAACGTTGACACTATCTTTTAGCAATTTATTTAAGCTATAGGCATCAGCTGATTTAGTAAACATTTCGACAGCCTCTGTCCATTGATTAAGTTCTACGATATTGGTTAGAATTTGTATTGGTGCTTCAACAGCTTGCTGTCTCAATTCTGCTTTTTGCTCTTCAGATAGCTTACCTAAAGCTTCTTGCCGCACTGCCATTCCTGCATCATAATTACCATATAAAACCTGTTTCAGCTTACAATTTTGGACTGCAGAGACATAGTTAATAAGGCTAAACATCAACATTGGGAAAAACCGAAATCCATTCGTAATATCAAAGTATAGCTCAAGTTCTACAGATTTACCACCTTTTTTATCTGTTTGTAGTGCGTCTAATTCATTAACAATAGTGCTAAATATTTCCCAAATATCTTCCTCAGTGAAGCCCTCTAAAATATCAACTGATTTAAATGCCCCTATATATCCTTCCTCTTTCATTCGTTGAAAACGAGCTTCTAAGCCCATTTTATCTTCTTCTGTCAGCTGAGACGAAGACTGATTATAAGGTATAACTCGGCTGAGATAGTTTTTATCTTTAGCCGCCAAAGGGCCTTGTTGCATAAATCTAATAAATTAAAAACCAGCTAATTACAAAAAACCTTGCGAATTAGGCATAAAAAAAGGGACAAGCCCCGTAGATTTAAGTTTTTTCGACGAACAATAAAACCTCGAGCTGTCCCATGACAAATCTAAAAAAAACATACAGAATTACGCACTAACCAACAGATTTTATACGGCCCAAGGTAAGTTTCTTTTTAATGTTTGGTTCCCGCCTTTGGCAAGCAAAAACCTCATAGCTAAGCCTTCAAAACGCGGCAGACCTAAAACAATTTCTGATGAATTTATTCGCTATTTATTCCGTTTAAAAGTGCTTTTTTCTTTTGGATATCGACAATTAGAAGGTATTCTAAAATGCGTTATTTCCAAATATAATTTGGATGCTAAGCCCATATCTTTTACTCAAATATATCGTAGAGTCAAGAAACTAAAACTGAATATTAAGTCTAAAAAGAGGACTAAAGAAAGATCGGTAGCAATAGATAGTACAGGACTAAAAACAAAAGGACAGGGAGAATGGTTAAGAAAAAAATACTTGGAAAAGCAGCGCTCTAGCTGGATTAAAGTACATTTAGCAGTGGATGATAAAACAGGAGAAATATTATCTGTAGAGATTACCACAGAGCGAAAAACCGATGCTTCTCAACTCCCCAAAATGATGAAAAAAATGAAATCCTTGAATATCCGCCAAGTTTATGCAGATGGCGCCTATGACCAAATAAAATGTCGGGAAGCAATTTGTAAGGCTGGAGCGGTACCGTTTATTCCCCCACGTAAAAATGCTCGCCTAAAAAAAGGAAAAGATGGAGAGCTGGTTGACAGTTATCGCAATGATGATATTTTATATATCTGGGAGTTGGGAGCTACTGCTTGGAAACAAGATTTAGGCTATCATCGTCGAAATTTAAGCGAAACTGCAATGATGCGACTCAAGCACTTTTTCTCTGAACGGCTCTCTTCGCTCAGCTTTAAAATGCAGAAGCAAGAAGTCCTGATGCGTATTCAAATTTTAAATGAGCTTAATGCTGTCAAGTTGGAAGTTGTTACTAATCAGTAAGTTACGATTTATACAACAAGGCCCCGCCAAAGTGGTAAATATAACTACTTCATCAATTTGTGCATCCCATTTATCCTCAGGGAAAGGCCATTGTTTAAAGATAGCCTCTTGAACAAAAGGAGTAGATTTTACAGTATCTACATCTTGATTAGGAAAATAATACTTTGTTTCGCCATATCCATTCGTTCCCAAAAACGAGATAAAAACCTTTTTCTTCTGATTCATTTGTTAAAGTTGATCCAAGGCGGCTTGCAGTAGGGGCTTGATCGTCTCCCAATCCTCATTTTTCAGCTTATCGAAGCGATGACGCAGGCCAGCATAATGGTTGCCGAGCAGGATCGTGGGGCGAATAAAGGGGAGTTGGAGGATGGCCGCTAGGGCATTGCCATCTTGTTTATGAATAATTTTTTTGAGTTCTTTTTTGATGAATTTCCGATGGTTGAGCAGCTGCTCGGCCTGTAGTAGGGCCAGGGTATTATGCTTATCGGAATTCATAAAATCGTTGAGGGTATGGGCGGGAATCCCCTCAAACTGGCTACGATTGATAAAGCTGAGGCCAAAAAATGGCGGCAATTTTTGAGCTGGCTTTTAGAGGCAACAGTTCGGGGCTGGTAGTTGGGGTCGGCATATCGCTCGGGGATCCCCTGTCGGTGTTTCCAGACCCGAATCGTTGTCTCTTTAAGGCCAAACTTCTTTTGTAGCTTTCTGGCTAGCTCTTCGTTGTAGCTGATGTATTTCTTCGCCATAGGGTATTTTTCTGTGTTTCAATACTTGTATAGCTGAAGATAGGGGGATTATTTGGAGAGGCCCAAAATTTCTTTCGCCCAGTTTTCTGCGGTGGTGGGAGAGCCTAGCCAGTTGCTGAGTTCCTTCGCCAATTTCTTTTTCCATTCCCTTTGCTTTCCTTTAGGGCTATTGGAATAAGCTATAGCTAAATTCTCTTTTAGTTCTTCCCAATAGTCCTCGGCAAGGGTTTCCTCTCCACTGGCTTTAATAAACTGACTGACAATGGTACGCACCTGCCCCAACTGGGTTTTCTCCTTGACGGGCTCCAGTCCTTTTTGAGCTGCTTGCTCCCGTTTTCTGGCCTTTCGCTCCTCTTCTGCTTTTTCAAGAGCAGCCTTTTTAGCATCTATTTTAGCTTGTTTGGCGGCCAATTCTGCTGCTCGTTTTTGACGCTCTTTTTCTTGTGCTTCAGCTTCCTTTTGCCGACGTTCAGCTTTAGGTTTCTCATTTTTAAGTCCTTCTTTTACAGCCTCTGCTTTTGTCTTTAGCGCTAAAGCTTTTTTTATAAGTTCTATTCTAGCATTTCCCCTTGTAATTGGAGTTAAGACTTGCCCCCCACTTGTCTCGGTTTTATCTGGTGACACAGCTCCTAATTTCGTATAGCGAATGAGGGCTTCTTTCATTATCCCTTTCTTTTTATTTTCATTTTTTGCACTTCTAAAATCCTTAAGTTTCATATACTTAAGATTAAAGTCATACTGTTGTTTTTGTACTGTTGTCATGGCCAACAATTCTTTTAAGGGATCACTATTCAACCATCTTTTTTCATCCCCCTCATCACTGAAAAATTGCTGCATCAAAAGCTCAAACTGCCCCATATAAGCTGCAACCTTTCTATTTTCAATTTCTTCTGTTTTTAGATGTAGCTTTACTTTCCCAAGACCTAGAGGTTTCCCCATACCTAAGTTGTGAAAACAGCTATCCGTTCCATGCATCGTAATTGCACTAATCAAAGCCCCTAACTCCTCTGGAAGCAAGTTGTGGTAATGAACTTTAAACTTTGCTGTCAAGCCCTCTTTCAATGGCTTAAAATGACTTAGTATTTTTCTATTTATGCCATTTGTTGAAGGAAGTTTTTCATAACTAAAATTTTGATGTATAGGATATCGCTTCCGACCTGCCAGATTTACTCTTTTGGGATCATCCATATATGTTTTATAAGGCTGTCTGTAAGGAACTTTTGTTTCAGCCCCCTGATCAATATAGCTAGGATAATAAGAAGCCTTAGGACTACTTAAAACAGCTGATACTGTCTCTCCTTCAAGATCATCTTTCTTAATAAAATTAGCATGCGAAAACTGAACCCGTCCCTTAAGCATGAGCAAGCTATTCTTTTGGTCTCCCTCATCAACATTACCAAAAATACATTGACTTAAATCAAGCTCATTTGATCTTTGGTCCTTAAAGTATTCTCCAATCCGATGCTCAAAGGGCAGCTTATATAAATAGGAATAACCTAAGCTCTTAATTTCCCCCTCTTCTTCAATGAAGAAAACAGGAACTTCTTTGCCAGCCTCTAAACGTTTCTTCCAATATTTCCAATCATGAGATTGCCGCTGCTCATCAAAATTAAAATAAGCAAACTTAAAGTCAGCAATTACTTTTTCTGAAACCACAAACTGCTCGCCCCTTGTCTCGGGAAAGATAAACTCAAATGCTTTTCCTGAGGGTTTTCCTACCTTTGGCTCTTTCCTTTTTGATGGCTGACCTGTAAAAACTACCTTTCCTTTTTGATTAGTTTCTGTTTCAGACAGCGTACAAACTTCCCGCTCTCTATCATCTTTTGTTCTCGCTATAAAAACATCTTTTAGTCCTATTTTAGGATACAACTCATATTTATGCTTTGCGGACTTTAAATAATCCTCTTGCTCGCTATACTTATTGTATTCCGAAGATACTTGCCCATCAGTAGTTTTTTCATACTTTAAAGAAACTTTACCTTGAAAATAATCGGACATTTTTAAATCAAAAGAACGATCTAATTCCTTATGGGAAATTCTTTTGGGCTCTCTGCAACTTTCTATAATATATTTATCCCCCTCCTTCTTCATCCAACCACACTTCTGATACTTCATTTCCTTCATATAGAAGTTGTCATGAGAGCTCAAATCACGGGCAGCATAACGATGGTCGTTATAAAAATTCATCTTACTAAAAGACAATACTTCCAAGACAGAACGCAACATTCCTTTTAAAGAAGTAGCTGGAATAAAATACTGCTTATTCCCATTCACATCATAATAGTGAGAAAAAGCTAATGGCTCATCTTTGGTACTTTTTAGCTCCCCATCCTTACAGTTGTAATTAACCTTATCCTTTTCCAAAACTCCATTCGCAATGAAAATAGGACTATGTGTCTTTAGCTCTACCTCTAAGGTTCCCGAAAGACCATCTTTAAATGGTTGATCATGTGAAACCAATGGCCCCCAAGCAGGGTAAAACACTTTCTTCTCTAAAGGCACAAAATTGTACGGCGCTTTTATTATACTCATCTTATTGTTCGTTTTTTGGGTGTTTAAATCCAGCAAAAGCCCAGCCCATGGGCTCAAAGGCTGCTGCATTAAATTCATCATTTCCAGCCTCCACTAATGCCCATACTTCCTTAAACAAAATTGTTTGCTCCTTATTTTTGGCCATCCGCAGCTCATGAGTAGGCAGACATTTAAAAGCCTCATTTCCTTCTATCTCTGCCAAATTCACACAGTAAATCATTAACTCCCCGCCCAACTGCCGAATGTGCAGACTTTCCTTGCTTGCAAGATCTACAAAGGCCGCTTCTACAATAAATCCATCATCATCCTTGGCTTCCAAAGTATCCTTTAAAACCTCTGCATCCAGGGATTTCTCAAATTTATCACTATAGTTGAGTCCATCAGAATACAACTTTGGCCGCTCTGCTGATTTCCGCCAAATGTATCCTTCATACAAGCCCGCTTTGATTTCCTCAAGCGTTATTTTCCGCTTTTTATATTCCTGTTCTGCTATTTTCATCTTTGCTTTTCTATTCTTGATCTAATAATGATTTGGGCGGCCCCCTTCGGGGCGCTATGTCCGTGGGCTCGCTATTCGCTCGGCCCTGCAGCCGCCTTTGGCGGCTTGGGTCTGGCCCTACGGGCCACCCACTACCAGCGCTGCCGCTTTAGCGGGCCGAAGGCCCGCTCTTCAAGGGCCATTAAGCTTGCGCCGTTTGGATATTGCCCTTCATTCGGCCATGTCCACGCATCACGCCACCCCCTAAGGGCAGACGGCCCTCACAAAGATCTTTTAGACTAGCTTCTAGGGCTTGCTGTACCTGATTCTCCTCAAAAGCTTTTTGCTCTACATAAATGTTAAGCGTCATTGACTCTCTAGGCTGTAAAACCTCCTCACTGTATAGCGCTTGGTCCAAGGCCCCAGCCGTAAAGCGATCTATGGCTACATGGTTAAAGACCTTCTTAGAGTTTGTATCTTTAGCCAAATAAATATCCTCAAATAAAATGCGACCTCTCTGCCCTTTCGCAGCTTTAGCATCTAAGGCCTCACCAAATAATGCCATTTTCTGTAGCTCTACCGTCTCAGCATTTCCCATATTTTGTAGGCGTTCTGTTAATTGGACCATTTTTTTTTCTAATTCTGCCAAATTCTTTAGTCCATCATTTATCACCTCTAATGATTTAGCTTGATCATTTTCTAGCGCCACCAACTGCTGCTCATAGTCAGCTAGCTTTTTTTCCACTTCTGCATGATCAGCTTCCTGCTGGTCCACATAAATACCCAACAGCTTATTCAAATGATAAACAAAGCGATGCGCAATAGCCCCCTTTATAGAACTAGCTGGCATTAGATAGCAATCTGTAGTTGCCATTGTCCCTCCATCCCAATAGATTACTTTTTCTGTCTTTGGTGTGAAGTCGGCTAAAGCAGATGTAAGCGACAAACTTTTTTCGTCGGACTCCTTTCCGTCTTGTTTTTTCTTTGTCTTCTCTACTCTTGCTTTTGCCAAAGCTTTCTCTGCCAAGTCCACATTAAAGTCTCCACCAAATAGCATAAAGTCTTCTGCGCTTAAGCTCAAGCGATAGTGCTTAAAGGCTTGTTCTGATTTGCTAGATGGCTTAAAGGCGACATACTTATTCTGCCCTGCTTCTCTATAAGCCAACTGGCTACTTTTGGCCAAATACATTTGTAGGTCGTCCTCTTGATTTAGGTCCAAACTTCTTGTTATTAGTTGCTCCACCTTAAATCGACCAAAACCTTTGCGGCTACCACCTCCTAAACGGAAAAGCGGATGATGCAAGAGCGATAATATAGCTTCCCAATTCTCAGCATCTTCTACTGTTCCTACTAGCTCTATCTCAAAGGCAAAGCGACAGCCTTTAGGCAATAATTCTGACTCAAACTTTCCGTTAGCCTCTTTATCCGCTACTCCTCTATGATTGATGCGCACATGCTCTCTGCGTACAGGCTGAAGATGCTCAAAGCCACTCCCTTTCCCCTCTAGTTGCTCATCTACCTCTATTAAATCCACAGCAGAGAGTCCATCTGCTATTTTTTTCCCATTGAGGAGCAAATGAGCCGACGATAAAATAAGGCGACTTCCTTGGCCTCCATCTTTCCTCTCCTCTTGATAACCGAAGATAGATTTTAAACCTTCACTTTCTTTTTGCGCTCCATCCTTCTCCCAAAAGAGATGACGCAGCACCCCAGTCAAACTTGTAGCTGGAATATAATAAAAGCCAAAGGCATCTTTCAATAAGCTATTGCTGACAGTCAGGGCTTTTTCCCCGCTGCCTATTTGTATAGGACTTTGCGCTTCTATTACACAAAAAGCCTGATATCTATAGTTCTTTTTCTGATTACTCATAATTCGGTTTATTTTCTGGGAGAGTACTCCCATTAGGGTATAAAATAAGGCTAAACGCTGCTGGCCTAGCGATGTGCAGCAGTGGCCGAAGGCCAGACCAAGCAAAAAACTTGTTTTTTTGCGCAGGGCCGAGCGAACAGCGAGCTGCGAAACGTAGCGCCTGCCGCAGGCAGGAGGCCCCAATACAAAAACTACTTGCGTTTTGCTGCCTCATTACTAAGCTGTATAATAAAGAAGCGACTATATTTCTGCTCTAAGCCTTTTACTAAGTTTCGCTTCCATGTATTTTTACGGCTAGCGGTATTCAAAAACCCTATGTCTTTGTTAAAGAGCAAGTCTTTTAGGTTATCCTCATCCTCAATGTTAATTGCAAAGTTGTGCAACTGCCCCCACTGGCTAGAAGATAAGTTAACCATCTCCCCCTGATATGCTTTCATAAAAGTAATCACCTCTTTAGCCGTGCTGTTTTCCTCCGTTCTTTGCTTAATGCGCTTCAGGTATTTTTGAATCTGCTGCTCTTTGCTATTGAGTGGAATAGCTTTCTTGCTTTCACCTTCCGTCTTGGAGCTATCGGCTTTTTCTGGCTTATCTTCCCTTGGCTTCTCGTATCGCTTGTAGTCCTCAGAAATAGCAGGTACTTCTTTATCAAAAACCTTATCCTGGAAAATGATTTCCCCAAAGCCTTCATTCTGGAAAAGACCGACCGTCTGTTTTCGCTTTAGCTTTACCTCTTTGGTTGCCTTGATAAAAAAGACAGATCCCTTTTCAATGATCCAACGATCAGCATCTCTAGCCTTTCGGTGGCCATTCCAGCTAGTATATAAGCGGTGGCGAATCTGTGTTTTGGACCAGCAGATTTCCATTCCAGTTAAGTTTTCATCTAATTTCTCTGCCTTAGGACTAAGCGTGAATTCCCCACTATCATCCAGAAAACAAAGGTTACTTGCTGCATATACCTTGATCCACTCATCCTTACCTACTGTAACAGATTCATGCACAACATTTTCTACATCTAACTCCTTATTATGAGTAATACAAACCCGACCATACTCAGCAGTAGTAGATTTTCCTATACTGGCTTTTCCTACTAGGCTTTCAACAATCAATTTTTTTAGCTTCTCCGATTCAGCCGCCGCCCCCTTTAGGGTAACATAAAAGGACCAGACACTGCCCTTAGGCAAAGAGAAATACCCAAACATCTGCTCATCCTTAGGCCGTCTTTTATTTCTATCATAGGCAGATTTCACAGAAAAGCGGGCATCACTGTATAAACTGTCTTCTTTATAAATTGTACCCTCTTCTTCAATAAAATACCCCTTACGCATCTGCCGCGTTTGGACATCATTTTCTCTAAGGGTTTTATAATGACATTTATCTAATAAATGATTAAGGTAAATCCCTTTATCCTCATCATTTTTATCTGTAAAAAAGTCTAAGGGCATCTTTAGACTTCGCTTTCCTTTTACTATTGGATGTGCGTCGCTAAAGCAGACCGAATTGCTATGAAATACAGTATCTACAGCAATACCTTCAACTGTTTTAGCTGCTCCATACTTTTTCTTGGCTAGTATTCCCAAAAACTTATTGCCAGGAATATAATCTAAATGCTCCGAGGCAGAAGAAGAGGTAGCCGCACTAGCATTCAGTACGATATCAGAGCAGAGCTCACATTTAAAATGAAGTTTTATCATAATATTTTGGGCTTTTATTTAGTAAAAGAGAACTGTACACGACCGAGCCCCCGATGACGGCTAAGGCCCATTTGCTTAATCATTTTGCTACAGCACTCTAGCTTGTCTTTATGCTTGGCCAATATTTCCCCTTCTATCTCCCCCTCTAGAACCATAGGTGCACAAACCTCTAGCTTTCTTAGGCTATGTTCCTTGGCAACGCCTGTCTCATAACTGATTGCAGTAGCAGTAATACTGCGATATAGCCCTTCTTTTAGCGAAGGCTCTTGCTCAAAAAGCTCTTGTAGATTACTACTCAAAGTCGCCGAAGAAAAGAAACACTGCCCAGCAGCACCTTCATGTCCTCCTGCTTCTACTCGCTCGCCAAAGACCTCTTTAATAAAGAATTGCCATGCTGCATGCTCGGCGCTGTTCTCTTCTTTGAGTTCCACTAATTGCTCTGCAGCATCTCGAAACATTCCCTTTAAGGTTTTGCCCGGGATATAAGGCAAGTCATTATCATCCTTTAATACTGCTGCATTAACATCTCCTGCAATAGATAAACCACTGCCTATATGCCAATCAGAGAAAAACTCTATTTGATACTTTATGTTTTCCATGTCTATTTTGTGATTTATGCGGGTTCTTCTTGAGTAAATTTAGAGAATGAGTGTAGACTCAATAAATCGTGTAGCTGCTGACAATTTTTAACTATTTCGCCAGCCACATCATCGCTTCCCTGAAGGTTTATGCCTAAACCTTTTAGCTCCTCGGGATAGAAAGTAGCAATACGCTCCAACTCAAACTGAATTTCTCCTGGCTTATGCGTATAAAGCATAGATAATACTCTACGCAAGCGGCTAGCTAGACTGCCTTTGCTCAAGATCTCCAGACGATTATTCAATTCGGCTACCGTAGCCTGTTGTACAACAGCTTCCGAGCCCATTAAAGGCTTTTCTGCTAAGAAATAAGGGTTGAGACTTAGAGCACCTCTATCGTTCAGAATTTTCTCAACGTCTTTATTATCATCGGGCTCTTTCTTTAAAAGCTTATAGATAGGAGGTAAAAGCTCTTTCTTTAAATAGTCGCCATAGCCCTTAGCATAAGAAGACTCTAACTTATAGAAGGATAAACTAGCAGGAGTTAGAATAGTCTCTTTATTCTCCTTCCCTCTGCTTTCTTCTGACTTAGCCCTAGCTTGCTTAGCTACCTTCTTGGTATAACTACAAAGACTTTCTGCTAAATCTGCACTATAATGAAAAGGAAACTTCTCCGTCACATAGGCTATTCCTGCACAAGCCGTAAGGCCGTTTTTAACGTACTCATAGCCCTTTGTTCCTTTGAAAACATCTTCTAATTCACTTTTTGTCTCCTGCTGAAAATGTTTTAAGAAAGCAGCAGTAAAATCTAATGCCATTTCTGCAGGCACCATAATGCTTAAATCGTCACCACCAATCACTATCGGGCGAATACCTAAGACGGGAACAGAAAGCTTGTCTTCATAGTATTTTTCAAACTTATCTTTATCGCTAAAAACAGCTGCAAGTCCAGTACGAACAGCATTGATAGTAGCTTTGTCTAAGGCCTTTGAAAACTTAATCTGCTTATCTATAAATGCTTGCCCTTTAACCCCCTTAAATAACTTGGGAATAATCCGCCCCAAATCATTGCCATCTGCATGAATCATAGCTAACCAGCTATGTCCATCCTCAGAACAAAGGTCGCTAAGTTCCTTGGCAAAATGACAGACTTTATCTTTCTTCTTGATGCCTAAGCTTCTTTCTAATAGAGAGTCCTCACTATCACTAATTTCCATTAGTTTTTTGTAGCGACCTGTATTTAGCTCTCCTCTCTCTAAATCCCCTACTAACTTTTTACGCCGATTAGCATGCTCCGTTTTCTTCTCTTCAGGAACATACTCCTTAGGAAACTCTCCCAAAGCTGGCCGCCCAGTCTCTGGCACCCGAGCCGTAATCATCCAAGAGAGGGTATTGGGCCGCATGGGGCGGTTACGCTCTGCCTTCAATCGGTTTTCTAAGTCATGAATGACTTTTTCATTGATTTCCTCTCTATCAATAGACAAAGCCGTCTGACTAATAGTGATGCCAGGCGCTTTTTCTGCAATGTGATAGGGGAATTCTCTAAAGACTTTCTCACAATCTTCCTTGCTGTCAAAAATATACTTGATATTTCCTGCGGCAGCAATCAGGAAG
This window contains:
- a CDS encoding Cas10/Cmr2 second palm domain-containing protein, whose amino-acid sequence is MDNKTAYLYAAAVQGIQSFIFETNKLKEIAGASELVAKVSDKGEFIEFLKSVGVSKPSEENFLIAAAGNIKYIFDSKEDCEKVFREFPYHIAEKAPGITISQTALSIDREEINEKVIHDLENRLKAERNRPMRPNTLSWMITARVPETGRPALGEFPKEYVPEEKKTEHANRRKKLVGDLERGELNTGRYKKLMEISDSEDSLLERSLGIKKKDKVCHFAKELSDLCSEDGHSWLAMIHADGNDLGRIIPKLFKGVKGQAFIDKQIKFSKALDKATINAVRTGLAAVFSDKDKFEKYYEDKLSVPVLGIRPIVIGGDDLSIMVPAEMALDFTAAFLKHFQQETKSELEDVFKGTKGYEYVKNGLTACAGIAYVTEKFPFHYSADLAESLCSYTKKVAKQARAKSEESRGKENKETILTPASLSFYKLESSYAKGYGDYLKKELLPPIYKLLKKEPDDNKDVEKILNDRGALSLNPYFLAEKPLMGSEAVVQQATVAELNNRLEILSKGSLASRLRRVLSMLYTHKPGEIQFELERIATFYPEELKGLGINLQGSDDVAGEIVKNCQQLHDLLSLHSFSKFTQEEPA